The Polluticoccus soli sequence TTTACCGGAACCGCTTTCGCCAACTAGCCCTAGCACTTCTCCTTTCCGCAAAGTAAAAGACACGCCGTCTACTGCCTTGTAATAATGCAAAGGTTTTCCCAGCCAGTTCTTTTCGTCGGCAAACCATACTTTGAGATCATTGACTACCAGGATGTCCTTGTTATCATTGATAGGAGGCGAAGGAAATGTCCGTGCTGCTTTTTCCTCACTGTATCTACCTTCCATAAAGTCTGCTATCACCGGCAACGGACTTCCTTTATGTTCAGCAGACGGCTTACAAGCTACCAGCGCCTGGGTGTATGGATGCTCTGGCGCGTGAAATACTGCAGCGGCCTTTCCATACTCTACCGCTTCTCCTCTGTACATTACCAATGCATCGTCTGCTATTTGGGCAGCGAGCGCCAGGTCGTGCGTAATGAAGATCATTGCGATCTTACTCTGCTGTTGCAGTTCCTGCATCAACTCTACCACTTCTTTCTGAACCGTGACGTCCAATGCAGTTGTCGGTTCATCGGCTATTAGCAATGCGGGCCTGTTGCACATCGCCATAGCTATCATCACACGTTGTTTCTGTCCGCCCGATAGCTGGTGTGGGTATCTATGATAGATCCGTTCAGGATACGGCAACTTTACCCTGCTCAGCCAGTCGATAGCCAGCAGCTTCGCTTCCCTCGTGGAAATCGCCTGGTGTTCGAGTATACTTTCGGTAAGCTGCTTACCTATCTTCATCACAGGGTTCAGCGAGCTCATAGGCTCCTGGAAAACCATACTAATCTGCCTGCCGCGGATCCGCTGCCATTCAACGGATGAGGCACCAATCAACTCCTGTGACCGTTCGGTTTTTAATTCGATACTACCTGTAACTCTTGCATTAGACGGCTGCAAGCCCATCAATGACAACGCCGTAAGTGACTTACCGGAACCGCTTTCGCCCACTATTGCCAGCGTTTTACCGGCCCCTAGCGAAAACGACAAGTTGTTTAC is a genomic window containing:
- a CDS encoding ABC transporter ATP-binding protein; amino-acid sequence: MHEHPVLSVQDLSIAFGGEQQFIAVNNLSFSLGAGKTLAIVGESGSGKSLTALSLMGLQPSNARVTGSIELKTERSQELIGASSVEWQRIRGRQISMVFQEPMSSLNPVMKIGKQLTESILEHQAISTREAKLLAIDWLSRVKLPYPERIYHRYPHQLSGGQKQRVMIAMAMCNRPALLIADEPTTALDVTVQKEVVELMQELQQQSKIAMIFITHDLALAAQIADDALVMYRGEAVEYGKAAAVFHAPEHPYTQALVACKPSAEHKGSPLPVIADFMEGRYSEEKAARTFPSPPINDNKDILVVNDLKVWFADEKNWLGKPLHYYKAVDGVSFTLRKGEVLGLVGESGSGKSTVSRSLMGLLPVREGEMIFDGKDLASLSTAQWREVRKDIQMIFQDPFASLNPRMSVGDMLIEPLSVHNIVPSRERVGEAKRLLDLVQLPADSYKRYPHQFSGGQRQRLGIARALALRPKLLICDESVSALDVSVQAQILNLLKELQAEFDLSYLFISHDLSVVHYISDRVIVMRAGQVVESGNVDQVLTNPQHEYTQKLVASIVH